In Melitaea cinxia chromosome Z, ilMelCinx1.1, whole genome shotgun sequence, a single window of DNA contains:
- the LOC123668615 gene encoding sulfhydryl oxidase 1-like isoform X2 → MNCWIFIVLTFYFSAILISSAVVPNNDDIDKQGLYSNSDRVVILTNKNFDKKIYGQRNAFLVQFYNSYCGHCRAFAPKFKSLAAELEPWKSIIKLAVLDCSVEENNEICRQFEVMAYPTLRYLHENYVKSNANVGDKLQAIDSVEILKTQLIHKIQNEQSMGRLAFAPSLKIASYKDVNSVISPLSKSVFYTFLIFENANSTIGSELAFDINDYEHIILKRVYDTSELSDIAGVTHFPGLVAVGPNLETTLLTPKVPTKQNLLKALNSFLRSKNYELPLRNTGIVDNMNNLNNVKPQSFYSDAVYYSDLEKTLKTSLHTEITRHKTLSDEALLALLEYLDVLILAFPSRENLKDYLKDLRQSLGSRNQWSGSEVYDLVKGLETNHSPVFTSNIDYIRCKGSEPKYRGYTCGLWTLFHTLTVNAAQLPGNVGPKVLKAMHGYIKHFFGCTNCSEHFQEMAARNRIFDVKENDKAILWLWISHNEVNLRLAGDVTEDPEHPKIQFPSVTQCPECRLARGAWNLPAVYDYLQKIYGNIITQDTRSAAAPSPISNLDIGLISLLYMTT, encoded by the exons ATGAACTGCTGGATTTTTATTGTGTTAACTTTCTATTTTTCCGCTATTCTAATTAGTTCTGCAGTTGTACCCAATAACGATGATATTGACAAACAAGGATTGTATAGTAACTCAGACCGTGTAGTTAtattgacaaataaaaatttcgacaaaaaaatatatgggcAAAGAAATGCTTTTTTAGTTCAGTTTTACAACAGTTATTGCGGTCACTGTAGAGCATTTGCGCCAAAGTTTAAAAGCTTAGCAGCTGAATTGGAACCATggaaaagtataataaaacttgCTGTTCTGGATTGTTCTGTagaagaaaataatgaaatatgtcGTCAATTTGAAGTTATGGCTTACCCTACCTTACGATATTTACACGAAAACTATGTGAAAAGCAATGCAAATGTTGGTGATAAATTACAAGCAATAGACAgtgtagaaatattaaaaactcaATTAATTCACAAAATTCAAAATGAACAATCAATGGGACGACTGGCATTTGCTCCATCTCTTAAAATTGCATCATATAAAGATGTTAACTCAGTTATAAGCCCACTATCCAAAAGtgtgttttatacttttttaatatttgaaaatgcaAACTCAACTATTGGATCTGAATTGGCATTTGATATCAACGATTATGAACATATTATACTGAAGCGAGTTTATGATACAAGTGAATTAAGTGACATTGCAGGAGTAACACATTTTCCAGGTCTTGTTGCTGTTGGACCCAACTTGGAGACTACACTATTAACACCAAAAGTTCCAACCaaacaaaatttacttaaagCCTTAAATTCGTTTTTGAGATctaaaaattatgaattacCCTTACGGAATACTGGAATTGTAGACAATatgaataatttgaataatgTAAAACCTCAATCCTTTTATTCAGATGCTGTTTACTACAGTGATCtagaaaaaactttaaaaacaagcTTACACACTGAAATCACAAGACATAAAACTTTAAGTGATGAAGCACTTTTGGCACTATTGGAATATTTAGATGTACTTATTCTAGCATTTCCTTCCAGAGAAAACCTCAAAGACTATCTCAAAGATTTACGTCAGAGCCTTGGTAGTCGAAACCAATGGAGTGGAAGTGAGGTGTATGATTTAGTTAAAGGACTTGAGACAAACCATTCACCTGTATTTACATCAAACATTGATTACATAAGATGTAAAGGTAGTGAGCCAAAGTACCGAGGATATACTTGTGGTCTATGGACCTTATTTCATACTTTAACTGTAAATGCAGCGCAGCTACCAGGCAATGTAGGCCCAAAGGTGCTGAAAGCCATGCATGGTTACATAAAACATTTCTTTGGTTGTACTAATTGTTCGGAACACTTCCAAGAAATGGCTGCAAGAAATAGAATTTTCGATGTTAAAGAAAATGATAAAGCTATACTTTGGTTGTGGATTTCACATAACGAAGTTAACTTAAGACTAGCCGGTGATGTAACTGAGGATCCAGAGCATCCTAAAATTCAGTTTCCCAGTGTTACCCAGTGTCCTGAATGCAGACTTGCTCGAGGTGCTTGGAATTTACCTGCAGTGTATGATTATCTTCAGAAAATATATGGGAACATTATAACTCAAGATACAAGATCAGCTGCGGCTCCAAGTCCAATCTCCAACCTAGACATTGGATTGATAAGCCTCTT GTACATGACCACCTGA
- the LOC123668615 gene encoding sulfhydryl oxidase 1-like isoform X1, translated as MNCWIFIVLTFYFSAILISSAVVPNNDDIDKQGLYSNSDRVVILTNKNFDKKIYGQRNAFLVQFYNSYCGHCRAFAPKFKSLAAELEPWKSIIKLAVLDCSVEENNEICRQFEVMAYPTLRYLHENYVKSNANVGDKLQAIDSVEILKTQLIHKIQNEQSMGRLAFAPSLKIASYKDVNSVISPLSKSVFYTFLIFENANSTIGSELAFDINDYEHIILKRVYDTSELSDIAGVTHFPGLVAVGPNLETTLLTPKVPTKQNLLKALNSFLRSKNYELPLRNTGIVDNMNNLNNVKPQSFYSDAVYYSDLEKTLKTSLHTEITRHKTLSDEALLALLEYLDVLILAFPSRENLKDYLKDLRQSLGSRNQWSGSEVYDLVKGLETNHSPVFTSNIDYIRCKGSEPKYRGYTCGLWTLFHTLTVNAAQLPGNVGPKVLKAMHGYIKHFFGCTNCSEHFQEMAARNRIFDVKENDKAILWLWISHNEVNLRLAGDVTEDPEHPKIQFPSVTQCPECRLARGAWNLPAVYDYLQKIYGNIITQDTRSAAAPSPISNLDIGLISLFLIHRIWRELQLIN; from the exons ATGAACTGCTGGATTTTTATTGTGTTAACTTTCTATTTTTCCGCTATTCTAATTAGTTCTGCAGTTGTACCCAATAACGATGATATTGACAAACAAGGATTGTATAGTAACTCAGACCGTGTAGTTAtattgacaaataaaaatttcgacaaaaaaatatatgggcAAAGAAATGCTTTTTTAGTTCAGTTTTACAACAGTTATTGCGGTCACTGTAGAGCATTTGCGCCAAAGTTTAAAAGCTTAGCAGCTGAATTGGAACCATggaaaagtataataaaacttgCTGTTCTGGATTGTTCTGTagaagaaaataatgaaatatgtcGTCAATTTGAAGTTATGGCTTACCCTACCTTACGATATTTACACGAAAACTATGTGAAAAGCAATGCAAATGTTGGTGATAAATTACAAGCAATAGACAgtgtagaaatattaaaaactcaATTAATTCACAAAATTCAAAATGAACAATCAATGGGACGACTGGCATTTGCTCCATCTCTTAAAATTGCATCATATAAAGATGTTAACTCAGTTATAAGCCCACTATCCAAAAGtgtgttttatacttttttaatatttgaaaatgcaAACTCAACTATTGGATCTGAATTGGCATTTGATATCAACGATTATGAACATATTATACTGAAGCGAGTTTATGATACAAGTGAATTAAGTGACATTGCAGGAGTAACACATTTTCCAGGTCTTGTTGCTGTTGGACCCAACTTGGAGACTACACTATTAACACCAAAAGTTCCAACCaaacaaaatttacttaaagCCTTAAATTCGTTTTTGAGATctaaaaattatgaattacCCTTACGGAATACTGGAATTGTAGACAATatgaataatttgaataatgTAAAACCTCAATCCTTTTATTCAGATGCTGTTTACTACAGTGATCtagaaaaaactttaaaaacaagcTTACACACTGAAATCACAAGACATAAAACTTTAAGTGATGAAGCACTTTTGGCACTATTGGAATATTTAGATGTACTTATTCTAGCATTTCCTTCCAGAGAAAACCTCAAAGACTATCTCAAAGATTTACGTCAGAGCCTTGGTAGTCGAAACCAATGGAGTGGAAGTGAGGTGTATGATTTAGTTAAAGGACTTGAGACAAACCATTCACCTGTATTTACATCAAACATTGATTACATAAGATGTAAAGGTAGTGAGCCAAAGTACCGAGGATATACTTGTGGTCTATGGACCTTATTTCATACTTTAACTGTAAATGCAGCGCAGCTACCAGGCAATGTAGGCCCAAAGGTGCTGAAAGCCATGCATGGTTACATAAAACATTTCTTTGGTTGTACTAATTGTTCGGAACACTTCCAAGAAATGGCTGCAAGAAATAGAATTTTCGATGTTAAAGAAAATGATAAAGCTATACTTTGGTTGTGGATTTCACATAACGAAGTTAACTTAAGACTAGCCGGTGATGTAACTGAGGATCCAGAGCATCCTAAAATTCAGTTTCCCAGTGTTACCCAGTGTCCTGAATGCAGACTTGCTCGAGGTGCTTGGAATTTACCTGCAGTGTATGATTATCTTCAGAAAATATATGGGAACATTATAACTCAAGATACAAGATCAGCTGCGGCTCCAAGTCCAATCTCCAACCTAGACATTGGATTGATAAGCCTCTT TTTGATTCATCGCATCTGGAGAGAATTGCAACTTATTAACTAG